atataattttaaaataagataaaaaaataatcaatcatattacttaatcacataaataaattgtataatatctaattagataattttataatgagataaaaaataatccatcatattatttaataacaaactATCTcaccaatttatataaataaatatatctctatatattttaatgttagGAATGAGAAATGAACCATAAAAAGTTAAGCATTATACCTTAAAGGTAACCCCTGAAGAGAGCCAAGTTAAGGGTGGATATGAATATGATTGAACTCGAATAtcttttgactcaaatttggttcaaataaaaaaattattcggcTCAAGTTCATTAAGCCAAAATtaggtttgatttaaataaaaaatgatttagcTCGGTTTGGTTTGAGTTAGACTTAATTTTGTAACTCGAATCAATAGTTCACATTCATAgctcagtttgatttgaattgatagtttaaatttatggctCGAATTCAtagattaaattcataatttatggataaaatgatattattttatctaaataatatttaaaattacttatttaaactataaatttaagctaaactgagttataaatttaaactataaatttaaattataaatttaaattaattcaatctaaattaaattatacatttaaactactaatttgaattataaatttgaattaaatattttttaatttaaatttgatttaatttaaaaatgatttaaatattttaatataaaataaaaaaatttaaactaaattgaaccaaattgaattaattttcaaaactaagtcGGTTGGAATCATATGTTGGCATAACCCGAGCGCTTATGGTTTACTTGCGTGACAAGAAACCGGGAGGCGACAAGTTTTTTCTTTCGAATTCATGAACGCGTAAGAAAGGAAGacctaaaataaatgaaataagatttattaataataaccTGAAGATTTCATCTCTACCATTGATTCTGATCCTGATTAGCCAAGATTATAACAGAACCCAATCAAAGATCAAAAGAGATCAACATCAATGGAGAAAATCAAGCAGTATTTGGCGTGGAAGAGGCTGGTAATTACTACTGTTTCAGAGATTTTGATAACTAACAaatcagaaataaaatttaagtcaataaataagtaataaaaaattggttaaaataaataaataaacgagTTCTCCTACTCAGATCCTATGGGTCTagctctctctgtctctcttcCCTTCTCTATGAAGTAGCGCGGAGCGCCTTCGACTTCACTTTCATGGTGCACCGTACACACTCACTTTTTTATAACCGTCAATATCATTATCAAACAGAATCCCAATCCCTCTCTACCTTCTTACATACTCTTctacgaaaaaaaaaagacccaCAAGCCAAATCAAATGAGACTCGAATGCATCACATAAAAGTCTCTTCATTTCACTGCAAcaaatttctttcatgttttaaGCGCTTTTAATCGACAGTATTTGATGGGGGTTTTGGGTTTTTGATACTGGTTTGggtttgtttttcttcaatATTAAGTCTTCTGAGCTTTTATATTTTGTGTCGTTAAAGAagtaatttccttttttaaggATGTATAAAATCGGTGATCAGATAGAGAGAAACAGAGTTGTagataaaatgaagaaagatgaagagcttgAAAAGATGTTGAGTGGGATTCATCACCATCAAGTTCCATATGTCAAAACTGGCCACAAACACCCGCCTCTTGTGAGTGGTTCGGGTTCACCTTTTAGTGGAGTGGTTCAGCTATCAACAGACCACCCTTCTGCTCCTGCAAGTTCTTTTTATCCCAATGGGTTTTATTTAGCTGAGGACaatttttcaccattttcaaCAGTGAATTTTCCCTCTGATATTGCGGATGTTAACAAGTTTAAAACACCAAATGTCACAGATGATCATGTTAGTGGACTGTGGTTGGATTCTCACTCAAACGAGTCTTGTCGTTTTGGGAAGAATGTTGTGCCTGAGAGGTTGGATTATGATGAACTAGGTTTGTGTGAGAGTTTGTATAGAATGAGTGTTGGAAAGGAACAAAAGGATCATTGTATTATAATGAACAGACATGAGATGAACCCACAGGAGGTTAGCTTTGGTTTTGGTCATGGTTATGTGGGTCTACCTTATATGGTTGAAAAATATGGCATATCTGATGGCCTCAACAACACTGATTATCAAGGAGTTGATACCTCTCCTGGTGTTGTATCTAGGAGTTTAGATGATCAGATGAAGTCTGTGTCGATTGCTTTGGGTGGTAGACGTGGTGAGGGAGGGTTAAAGAATGGTATTTTTTTTCACAGTCAAGCTAATGACATGCCTCAGGCCCCATGTTATGGTATCATAAGGAATTGTGTATTCGAGCAGAGAAAGGAACAGGAAAGGAGCTGGAGTAATGGGGGTTTACAATCACAGAGTTTTATTGCGAGTAGGCCTTACATTAAGGATGCATTGTTTGGATCACAAAGACATGGATTGGATACAATGGGAGAGACTGGTTTCATGAATCAATTGATTTCCACTCCCTTGATGTATCACGATTTGGGTTTAGATTTGGAAACTCAGTTGTGTAATTGTTCATTGTTGAAAGAAAGGACTAGTGTGATGCCAAACAACAGGGATTCTGTGTCTCATGTGCCTTTAAATGAAGAAGGGGTGGTGGATGGTTTTGGTGTTGAAGACAGTTTCATCATACAAGGAAAAAGTCTTAATCATATTGTTAACAAAGCCCCCGGTTCTTTGGGTGGTCACAAGAAGAACACCCTCAATGAGGTTGCCACCAAAAATCCTCCAGAGAAAATCTCTAAACTTGAAAGTTGTGCTCAGAATGGAAGACTCTGTGAAAGTGGTCAGAATATAAGTAGTTATTTCCCATTGCATTTGCTACCAAGTTCCAGTTCGTTGGCTGAGTTCCGGGGTTATATATACTTAATGGCCAAGGATCAAAATGGTTGTCGGTTTTTGCAAAGGGTCTTTGATGAGGGAACTTACCAAGATGTGCAAACTATATTTAATGAGGTCATTGATCATGTTGTTGAACTTATGATGGAGCAGTTTGGCAATTACCTTGTGCAGAAGTTGTTAAATGTGTGTAATGAAGAGCATAGGACACAGATTGTGCTTATGGTTTCCAAAGAACCAGGGCAGCTTGTCAGAATTTGCTTGAACACATATGGGTAACTCATATATAAAGGACTTAGAAACAGTCTTGTTCATTTAGTCAATTATTATTTGAGTTAATTgttcttgaaaaatttttttgtcaatgaatgacatttttgttattattccaGCACACGAGTGGTACAGAAGTTGATAGAAACGCTCAAAACGAGGCAGCAGGTTTCAGCAGTCAAGGCAGCACTGAGACCTGGTTTTCTTAATCTCATAAAGGATCTGAATGGAAATCATGTGTTGCAACGCTGCTTGCAATGCCTTAGCAATGAAGATAATGAGGTACAGTTTTTTCCTTCCATGGCTTTCCATTGTGAAATTTCAGTTTGGTTCTAAAAATCTAATGAACTTGTGgtttattttatcattcttgaattcctgtgtgatcttttttttttggttgaaatgaAGCTCTTTTCATCCTTCAGTTTTTCATTCTTATTAACAAATGAGGTGCCAAGTTTAAATTATTAGCTAAGTTATAGTGTTTCAAAGCGTGGCAATTCATATCTTCACTGTACTTTATGaattttgttgtgatatttTCGTGAAGGGTGGACATGTTCCTAAATCAATTTGTGACAATATGAATCTTATGCATTGCCTTGGTTCATGCATGTGTAACAACTTTAGACAGGAATTAGGGCATTAGTTGGgtaataattacttaatattGATTATGATAATAGTTAGTTAGTATTGATTATCttagatatttgaatttgaataatttataggatataattaagatttaaatttgaagGTGAAGATACTATTTGATTAGGATAGTAATTTTATAggataataattgattttgttgaaataaatgGGATTGGGGAGTTATGAAACATATATGGTATGTATGATATTGGATTAGAAAGTTATAAAACATGTATGATAGGTATGGATAGTATATATACAGGGGAGGTAGGATTGTAAAAGGAAGACAACTATATATTGATCATCAGTGACGAGAAGtgagaaaaaagataagaaCTTGATTTGATAACCTCGAACTTGATAGTGGCTTAAAATGGTAAATTGGAATATTCTGACTACATCTCAAACCTACCAAAAGTCCAAAATGATAAATTGGGAAGTTATGATGAAAAATTGGTCGATTTCAATGAAATCTGGCtatcaaattttgattgtttGCCTAATTGTCATACCTTTATGGCAATGAAAGCAAAACAAGGATATAACGATAAAGAATAtgtgaaaagagaaaaggaaaactGGGTCAGAATTACCCAACCCAGTTGAGAACctaaatcttttaattcaaactcaaacccaaCTATCAATACTCAAGCTCAAACCCTAACACAATTTTAGTCAATCCACCCACATTTAATCTATCTAGACTGATCCATTTCAATTAAACTCAGTCCAATACCCAATCCACACAAATCCAATCCCACCCATATTAAATCAGTCTGACCCACAATTCAATAAATTAGCGCTAAACCAAAGGCTCGACTCAAAACTCAATTGGGTTATTCGAATACTTCACACCAAGTCTAACCTGTCATCTAAGGTTGGATTAGAGTGAGCTgaacttgagttcaactcaCTTTAGTGGAGCTAGTTCGAGCGTGCCGAGTTTGTTTCAAAAGTGTTTAAGCTTGACTTGTTTGAAAAgagtcgagctcgagtttgGGCTCGGATTGATactaaaataatgtcgttttgatgcgtattagttaaaatgatgttgttttagtCGATTCGTATCGAATTTTATATGTTCGTGAGCTTTACAAGTCGAACACTTCTTAACCTTGAGTTCGAGATCATTTGAGCTAAGTTCATTTCAGGTTATTACGAATcgagcttgaactcaaactcaaacaaactcGAATCCAATTCTACTACCATCCCAAGCCCAAATTAGTCTAACCTACTTCTCTAAAAGGTTTTGgataaatagaaaaagaaggaaaaaggaaaaaagaaagggCTTTCCAATTTTCACACCTGAAGTAAAATGTGATTTTCAAAGGGATAGATAGTGttgaaattagataataataattaattaatattgattatgataataattagaataataCTGATTATGATGGTAAATGATatgataataattgatattacaatttgaatatttgataagataataatttaagtttgaatttaaaaattaggatattatttaattaagataatatttatgtaGGATATCATTGATTTAGATGAAATAAACGGGATTGGGGTTATAAAAACATGTATGATATGTATGAAATTAGATTGGGAAGTTATGAAACATGTGTGGTAAGTATGggcaatatatataaatgggaGTTATGATTGTTGAAGGAAGCAAAATAATGTCCTTGAGTTTGGGGTACCTTTCAACTAATTGGGAGACTATGATCTTGGAAGGTGCTAACTCGTGTTGCTAACATTGTTTTATAATTGAgtattttgttatgttttagAGGTTCTTATCAAAGAATGATAATATTAggataataatgaaattaaatttcaaatccaggattataataataattaaaaattttaataatatttgaataaagaaagattattattgaattaatttcggaaatttaaagattttaataaagTCTAAATTAAGATATGattttaggaaaaaataaaactatgtatacccatttttgatatacaatttatgtacacatatgaggtgttatcatttgattgaatatttctttatcatatgatgacatatgttttaaaatcacctaattacatgatgacacatcactgtgtacataaattgtgtacaaaaaatgggtacatataacattactctttagGAAATGAGAGAATAAAAAGTGCAACAACATAGGGGAAAAGGGAGGGAAATTTTGGTAAGAATATTTGAGGGAAACTTTTACCTTCAAGGAAGGCTCTCTCTAATTGTCTGGGGAGGACTAACACCTCTTTCTTGcaagaattattttcttttttatcattattatttacatttatacaTCAATATGTTATTAAGttcaattcattgtttttcctacttggttgttttgtttgttcT
The sequence above is a segment of the Mangifera indica cultivar Alphonso unplaced genomic scaffold, CATAS_Mindica_2.1 Un_0008, whole genome shotgun sequence genome. Coding sequences within it:
- the LOC123205513 gene encoding uncharacterized protein LOC123205513 — its product is MYKIGDQIERNRVVDKMKKDEELEKMLSGIHHHQVPYVKTGHKHPPLVSGSGSPFSGVVQLSTDHPSAPASSFYPNGFYLAEDNFSPFSTVNFPSDIADVNKFKTPNVTDDHVSGLWLDSHSNESCRFGKNVVPERLDYDELGLCESLYRMSVGKEQKDHCIIMNRHEMNPQEVSFGFGHGYVGLPYMVEKYGISDGLNNTDYQGVDTSPGVVSRSLDDQMKSVSIALGGRRGEGGLKNGIFFHSQANDMPQAPCYGIIRNCVFEQRKEQERSWSNGGLQSQSFIASRPYIKDALFGSQRHGLDTMGETGFMNQLISTPLMYHDLGLDLETQLCNCSLLKERTSVMPNNRDSVSHVPLNEEGVVDGFGVEDSFIIQGKSLNHIVNKAPGSLGGHKKNTLNEVATKNPPEKISKLESCAQNGRLCESGQNISSYFPLHLLPSSSSLAEFRGYIYLMAKDQNGCRFLQRVFDEGTYQDVQTIFNEVIDHVVELMMEQFGNYLVQKLLNVCNEEHRTQIVLMVSKEPGQLVRICLNTYGTRVVQKLIETLKTRQQVSAVKAALRPGFLNLIKDLNGNHVLQRCLQCLSNEDNEFIFDSAARFCVEIATHQHGCCVLQRCIAHSIGELRDKLITEISNHGLLLAQDPFGNYVVQYIIELKIPSVAANFLAQFKGRYVHLSKQKFSSHVVEKCLKHFGESRSQIVHELLSVPHFEQLLQDPFANYVIQSALTVTKGPLHAALLEAARPHSFLRTSPYCKRIFSRNLSKK